TGTTTCTTCTCGACCTTGTTTTTTACTGCAGGAGTTTTTTTGTCAGAAACAGTTTCTTCTGCCTCTTTTCTCTCAGGTTCCTGGGGTTGGGGAGTATCAATCTCGGAATCTTTCTCTTCTAAAACACCCTTTTCTTCTTCGATTAATTCTTTGCTTTCAGCAGTTTTCTTCCCAGGGACAGGTTCCGGTTCACCCTGTTTTTCACCAGACACTTCTTCGGGTACTGTCTTTTTCTCAGGGGGTGTGACCTCACTTTCAACAACAGCTTCTTTTGTTTCTGCAGCTGTCTCAAGATCTTTCCCGGATGTGCTGTCCAGCTGCGCAGGACTCTCCGGTACTGCTTCCTTTTCCTTCTCTACCACCGGTTCCTCAACCTTTGGTTCAGCTTTCGGCCTCCTGCGAATAACCGTCGCCCTTCTTCTGATAACCGTTGACTTGCCGCTTTCACTGATCCTTTTTTCAACCAGTTCCGTATCGGTCGATTTCAGAATAGTTTTCCGGATCTTTTCAGCGGTTTCATCATCAACCGTAGAGCTATGGCCCTTAATGTCATACCCGTGTTCCAGCAATTTATCGGCCAACACCTTACTGCTCATGCCGGCTTCTTTCGCCAGCTCATAAACCCTAATCCTGCTCATCCTTCACTCCCGTATTACACCGCAACAATTTTCACTCGCCAATACCAACGTCGCCCGCACCACCCTTACCGACAAGCTATTATTAATTCTATTTTCTCAAAGACGAAACAATCTTTTCCATTTTTTTTTCCGTTTGTACAGCAGTTCAACACACTTTTCATTCGTGCAGCAATACACTCCACGACCAGGCAGCACCTGATGTTGATCCGCCACTATACCACTGTCCCGCCAGACATACCTGAGCAACCTGTCCTTTTCCTTCTTTTTTCCGCATGAAGTGCACGTTCGAACAGGCCTGCACTTCTTCCGGTTACCCTGCTCATATTCTTCTTTCAACTGCTCCTGTCATCCTCTTCGGATTCTTCGTCATCCACCTTCTTCAGGTTCTCCTCTTCTTCCTTTTCCCCGGACAATTCCGTCTCCGGCTGATCTCCATTTCCAGATCCCTTGTCTTCCACCCCATTTTTTTCCGCTTCCGGCTCATCATTAAACGGATTGGCTTTTGCCTCCTCAATCAGAGCCTGGGCAAATTCATCATCGATTGCACGCAGGACAGTGAGATCTTCAACGGTTTTTTCCGACAGAACTGATGTTGAGGAAATACCTTTTGCAAAAAGCTGATCAGCAAGAGACTCATCAACACCCTCCAGCGCCAGCAGAGATTGGTATCCCTCATTTTCAAGATTTGCATAACGCTGTTCACTTTTCACATCAATACGCCATCCGAGCAGCCTGGAGGCAAGTCTGACATTCTGTCCCTGCCTGCCAATTGCCAGAGAAAGCTGATCGTTTGGAACAACAACCAGAAGAGATTTGGCCTCTTCATCAACCCTTACCATACTGACATGAGCTGGAGCCAGTGCATTATAAACATATTTTGCAGAATCAGGGCTCCAGGTGACAATATCTATTCGCTCCCCCTGCAATTCCTGAACAACATTCTGTACCCTTGATCCTTTCATTCCGACACAGGCGCCCACAGGATCCACATCACTCTCCGATGAACTCACGGCAATTTTAGCACGGAACCCCGGCTCTCTGCTTACACCCATTACCCGTACAATACCTTCAGCCATTTCCGGAACTTCCATCTGAAACAATTTTTCCAGAAATTCATCGCAGGTTCTGGAAAGAATAAGCTGGGAATCCCTGGCGGTCTGCCGCACCTCCTTCAGATAGGCACGAATACGATCCCCCTGTTTGAAAGAGCGTTTGGGAATCTGCTGGTCCTTGGGAAGAATCGCATCGGTTCTTCCGAGGTTAACAATCATGTTGCCCCGCTCAAAACGCTGAACAATCCCGCTGACAACCTCGCCGACCCTGTCCTTGAACATTTCATAGATAACTTCCCGCTCGGCATCCTTCATTTTATGGATAATGACCTGTTTGGCTGATTGCGCTGCAATCCGTCCAAGATCAGTAATGTCTTCCATTTTTTCGCCAAGCTCATCACCAAGCTGAACTTCAGGGTCAAGTTTCAGGGCCTCCTCCAGGGAGATCTCCATCTGTTCGTCTTCGGGCTCTTCCACCACAATCCTGAATTGAAATATCTCAACTTCACCATATTCTTCATTGTAGCGCACCTCTATATCCCTGCGGCTTCCCAGCTTCTTCCTGGCAGCCGAACGCACGGCCTCCTCAATCGCTTCTATCAGCAATGCCTTGTCGAAACCACGATCTCTGCAGATCTGGTCGATGATGCGTTTTAAATCCGATAGCATTTCCTTACCCCATCATTATTACTTTCAGCTCCAATCCATGGAGAATATCCTGTTTTCAAGGTAATCTTCATCAGTTCCCTGAATAACACTTAAATAGTCAATCTGGCCTTGCTGACCACAGTAAAAGAAAATCTCACACTGGATTGATCCTCCAGTTTCAGCAAAATATCACTGCCGTCAATTTCCTCAATAATCCCTTCAAAAATCTTTTGTCCATCTCTTTTTTCCGACAGCTTCACCCTGGCAGTCTTCCCCAGGAAACGGGCAAAATCATCAACTGACCGCAGGGGTCTCTCAAGTCCAGGAGAAGAAACCTCCAGGTGATACGCATGGTCGATAAGATCTTCAATATCCAGGTAATGACTCAACTCGCGACTGACTTTGCTGCAGTCTTCGAGTGTCACACCCCTGTCTGCATCAATAAATACCCTCAGGACCCATCCGTGACCTTCTCTTCGAAACTGAATATCAAACAGTTCCAGCTCCATTGACGACAACAGCTGCCTTAAAAATACTTCTATAGTTTCCAGTATATATTCAGACATTTCACTCTTCCTGCAACAATGCACGACAACAGCATGATCTGCAATCCCATTCCTCTGGAAGTCAGAATCCGGACATAAAAAAAAGCGGGCAATGCCCACTTCCAAAACGCCTTGCCGCAACTGAGAAACATTACGGAAGGTATAACTTCAACTTCCAGCACCATACCAGACAGTTGAACTGTGCAACATTATCATAACAGCCAAGTCTTGTCAAGCCCAAGAAAGCTGACACTCCC
The DNA window shown above is from Desulfomarina profundi and carries:
- a CDS encoding translation initiation factor IF-2 N-terminal domain-containing protein; protein product: MSRIRVYELAKEAGMSSKVLADKLLEHGYDIKGHSSTVDDETAEKIRKTILKSTDTELVEKRISESGKSTVIRRRATVIRRRPKAEPKVEEPVVEKEKEAVPESPAQLDSTSGKDLETAAETKEAVVESEVTPPEKKTVPEEVSGEKQGEPEPVPGKKTAESKELIEEEKGVLEEKDSEIDTPQPQEPERKEAEETVSDKKTPAVKNKVEKKQPIRKNVARVVGTIELPKEETQPSRPRKKGGKPASQRRARPTPAAMAPVADRDDGSRGRKKGKKGAHDGKSDDYRSRGGKKGKKGLKFTHFANDYQARGGKRGRKGGRKAPKPVAPPSEMKASKKRFKVYDSISVGDLAQRMKVKASDVIAKLMGLGSWRPSTSPWMWKPQSSWRLISDMILSRVLLKKSGSRC
- a CDS encoding YlxR family protein, which translates into the protein MKEEYEQGNRKKCRPVRTCTSCGKKKEKDRLLRYVWRDSGIVADQHQVLPGRGVYCCTNEKCVELLYKRKKKWKRLFRL
- the nusA gene encoding transcription termination factor NusA, which gives rise to MLSDLKRIIDQICRDRGFDKALLIEAIEEAVRSAARKKLGSRRDIEVRYNEEYGEVEIFQFRIVVEEPEDEQMEISLEEALKLDPEVQLGDELGEKMEDITDLGRIAAQSAKQVIIHKMKDAEREVIYEMFKDRVGEVVSGIVQRFERGNMIVNLGRTDAILPKDQQIPKRSFKQGDRIRAYLKEVRQTARDSQLILSRTCDEFLEKLFQMEVPEMAEGIVRVMGVSREPGFRAKIAVSSSESDVDPVGACVGMKGSRVQNVVQELQGERIDIVTWSPDSAKYVYNALAPAHVSMVRVDEEAKSLLVVVPNDQLSLAIGRQGQNVRLASRLLGWRIDVKSEQRYANLENEGYQSLLALEGVDESLADQLFAKGISSTSVLSEKTVEDLTVLRAIDDEFAQALIEEAKANPFNDEPEAEKNGVEDKGSGNGDQPETELSGEKEEEENLKKVDDEESEEDDRSS
- a CDS encoding ribosome maturation factor RimP, producing MSEYILETIEVFLRQLLSSMELELFDIQFRREGHGWVLRVFIDADRGVTLEDCSKVSRELSHYLDIEDLIDHAYHLEVSSPGLERPLRSVDDFARFLGKTARVKLSEKRDGQKIFEGIIEEIDGSDILLKLEDQSSVRFSFTVVSKARLTI